From Vidua macroura isolate BioBank_ID:100142 chromosome 5, ASM2450914v1, whole genome shotgun sequence, the proteins below share one genomic window:
- the LRRC4 gene encoding leucine-rich repeat-containing protein 4: MKLLWQVTVHHLRRHRRHRTWPGLLAASLTLHAWLLATAAASPGPQSCPSVCSCSNQFSKVVCTRRGLAEVPPGIPSNTRYLNLMENNIQMIQADTFRHLHHLEVLQLGRNAIRQIEVGAFNGLASLNTLELFDNWLTVIPSGAFEYLSKLRELWLRNNPIESIPSYAFNRVPSLMRLDLGELKKLEYISEGAFEGLYNLKYLNLGMCNIKDMPNLTPLVGLEELEMSGNNFPEIKPGSFHGLKSLKKLWIMNSQINLIERNAFDDLTALVELNLAHNNLSSLPHDLFAPLRYLVELHLHHNPWDCDCDILWLSWWLREYIPTNSTCCGRCHAPLHMRGRFLVEVDQTSFQCSAPFIMDAPADLNISEGRVAELRCRTPSMSSVRWLLPNGTVLSHASSHPRLSVLNDGTLNFSHVLLTDTGLYTCMVTNVAGNSNASAFLNVSTAELNTSNYSFFTTVTVETTEISPEDVSPKFTKPVPTTSTGYQPAYTTTTTVLVQTTRPPKQVAVPTADAGDKLQTSLDEVMKTTKIIIGCFVAVTLLAAAMLIVFYKLRKRHQQRSTVTAARTVEIIQVDEDIAPAAAATPAAAPAGGAGEGAVVLPNIHEHLNYNTYKAGHGAHWTENALGNSLHPPGTTLADPYLIQTHPKEKVQETQI; encoded by the coding sequence ATGAAGCTCTTGTGGCAGGTAACTGTGCACCACctccgccgccaccgccgccacCGCACCTGGCCGGGGCTCCTGGCCGCCTCCCTGACCCTGCACGCGTGGCTCCTGGCCACGGCCGCCGCCTCGCCGggcccccagagctgcccctccgTGTGCTCCTGCAGTAACCAGTTCAGCAAGGTGGTGTGCACCCGCCGCGGCCTGGCCGAGGTGCCCCCCGGCATCCCCTCCAACACCCGCTATCTCAACCTCATGGAGAACAACATCCAGATGATCCAGGCGGACACGTTCCGCCACCTGCACcacctggaggtgctgcagctgggcaggaacGCCATCCGGCAGATCGAGGTGGGCGCCTTCAACGGCCTGGCCAGCCTCAACACCCTGGAGCTCTTCGACAACTGGCTGACGGTGATCCCCAGCGGGGCCTTCGAGTACCTGTCCAAGCTGCGGGAGCTGTGGCTGCGCAACAACCCCATCGAGAGCATCCCCAGCTACGCCTTCAACCGCGTGCCCTCCCTCATGCGCCTCGACCTGGGCGAGCTCAAGAAGCTCGAGTACATCTCCGAGGGCGCCTTCGAGGGCTTGTACAACCTCAAGTACCTCAACCTGGGGATGTGCAACATTAAGGACATGCCCAACCTGACGCCCTTGGtgggcctggaggagctggagatgtCGGGCAACAACTTCCCCGAGATCAAACCGGGCTCCTTCCACGGGCTCAAATCCCTCAAAAAGCTCTGGATTATGAACTCGCAGATCAACCTGATCGAGCGCAACGCCTTCGACGACCTGACGGCGCTGGTGGAGCTCAACCTGGCCCACAACAACCTGTCGTCCCTGCCCCACGACCTGTTCGCCCCGCTGCGCTACCTGGTGGAGCTGCACCTGCACCACAACCCCTGGGACTGCGACTGCGACATCCTCTGGCTGTCGTGGTGGCTGCGGGAGTACATCCCCACCAACTCCACCTGCTGCGGCCGCTGCCACGCCCCGCTGCACATGCGGGGCCGCTTCCTGGTGGAGGTGGACCAGACCTCCTTCCAGTGCTCGGCGCCCTTCATCATGGACGCGCCCGCGGACCTCAACATCTCGGAGGGGCGCGTGGCCGAGCTGCGCTGCCGGACGCCCTCCATGTCCTCGGTGCGGTGGCTGCTGCCCAACGGGACGGTGCTGAGCCACGCCTCGAGCCACCCGCGCCTCTCCGTGCTCAACGACGGCACCCTCAACTTCTCGCACGTGCTGCTGACCGACACCGGCCTCTACACCTGCATGGTGACCAACGTGGCCGGTAACTCCAACGCTTCGGCCTTCCTCAACGTCAGCACGGCCGAGCTCAACACCTCCAACTACAGCTTCTTCACCACTGTCACGGTGGAGACCACCGAGATCTCCCCCGAGGACGTGTCCCCCAAGTTCACCAAGCCCGTGCCCACCACCTCGACGGGCTACCAGCCGGCctacaccaccaccaccaccgtGCTGGTGCAGACCACGCGCCCGCCCAAGCAGGTGGCCGTGCCCACGGCCGACGCCGGCGACAAGCTGCAGACCAGCCTGGACGAGGTGATGAAGACCACCAAGATCATCATCGGCTGCTTCGTGGCCGTGACGCTGCTGGCCGCCGCCATGCTCATCGTCTTCTACAAGCTCCGCAAGCGCCACCAGCAGCGCAGCACCGTCACCGCCGCCCGCACCGTGGAGATCATCCAGGTGGACGAGGACATCGCGCCGGCCGCCGCGGCCacgcccgcggccgccccggccggcggggccggggaggGGGCCGTGGTGCTGCCCAACATCCACGAGCACCTCAACTACAACACCTACAAGGCCGGACACGGCGCCCACTGGACAGAGAACGCGCTGGGCAACTCCCTGCACCCCCCCGGGACCACCCTGGCCGACCCCTA